The following are encoded together in the Streptomyces sp. NBC_00358 genome:
- a CDS encoding polyprenyl synthetase family protein, whose translation MTVVGPFGLSVRDQALEADVQAGLAAVEEGLLEATKSEVPFITEAAQHLVRAGGKRFRPLLVMLAAQFGDPYAPGVVPSAVVVELTHLATLYHDDVMDEAEVRRGVDSANVRWGNSLAVLTGDFLFARASYILADLGPEAVRIQAEAFERLVTGQILETAGPRDGRDPVDHYLDVLGGKTGSLVAVACRFGAMMSGADETVVDVLTQYGERLGVAFQLADDVLDIASDSHESGKTPGTDLREGIATLPVLRLRERAERLGLAEDIALCELLDSDLTDDARHAEALARLREHPALEQARRDTVRYAEEARAALAPLRECDAKAALVELVDAVVHRAG comes from the coding sequence GTGACCGTCGTCGGGCCGTTCGGGCTGAGCGTGCGGGACCAGGCTCTCGAAGCCGATGTCCAGGCCGGATTGGCGGCTGTCGAGGAGGGTTTGCTCGAAGCCACCAAGAGCGAGGTCCCCTTCATCACGGAAGCCGCCCAGCATCTCGTGCGGGCCGGCGGGAAGCGGTTCCGGCCGCTGCTCGTGATGCTCGCCGCACAGTTCGGTGACCCCTACGCGCCGGGTGTCGTGCCCTCGGCCGTCGTCGTCGAGCTGACCCACCTCGCCACGCTGTACCACGACGACGTCATGGACGAGGCCGAGGTCCGGCGCGGGGTGGACAGCGCCAACGTGCGCTGGGGCAACTCGCTGGCCGTCCTGACCGGTGACTTCCTGTTCGCCCGAGCCTCCTACATCCTGGCCGATCTCGGGCCCGAGGCCGTCCGGATCCAGGCCGAGGCGTTCGAGCGGCTCGTGACCGGCCAGATCCTGGAGACCGCGGGGCCGCGCGACGGCCGCGACCCGGTCGACCACTACCTCGATGTGCTCGGCGGCAAGACCGGGTCCCTGGTCGCCGTCGCGTGCCGGTTCGGCGCGATGATGTCCGGGGCCGACGAGACGGTCGTGGACGTGCTGACGCAGTACGGCGAGCGGCTGGGCGTCGCCTTCCAGCTCGCGGACGACGTCCTCGACATCGCGTCCGACTCGCACGAGTCCGGCAAGACGCCGGGGACGGATCTGCGCGAGGGCATCGCCACGCTGCCGGTGCTGAGGCTGCGGGAGCGCGCGGAGCGGCTGGGGCTCGCCGAGGACATCGCGCTGTGCGAGCTGCTGGACTCCGACCTGACGGACGACGCGCGGCACGCGGAGGCGCTGGCCCGGCTGCGGGAGCACCCGGCGCTGGAGCAGGCGCGCCGGGACACCGTGCGCTACGCGGAGGAGGCGCGGGCCGCGCTGGCCCCGCTGCGCGAGTGCGACGCGAAGGCCGCGCTGGTCGAGCTGGTGGACGCGGTGGTTCACCGGGCCGGCTGA
- a CDS encoding carboxylate--amine ligase: MPVDADREVPGLIVKFGDYPLHHGGVGAIRSLGRLGIPMYAITEDRYTPAASSRYLRRAFVWPTTGTEEPGRLVEGLLRIGRRIGRPTVLVPTDEEAAVLIAENQDELADRFLFPRVDAELPRRLASKQGLHELCVEHGIPSPEAAFPQSYDEIEEFAEKARFPVVAKNREAFVRRSRPAVNGTTRIATRDGLLALARDWGPRPGVILQEYLPREEAEDWIVHAYFDADSAPLAMFTGVKVRSWPPHAGMTANAYVVDNPELADLAARFIKQIGFSGIIDLDLRFDRRDGQYKLLDFNPRMGAQFRLFESESGVDVVRAMHLDLTGRAVPEGEQRAGHRYIVENIDLPALLAYRRSGYTTPHAPTRASGTELAWLAGDDLRPFFTMLARFVRPGAKHLYQLWRTNRRGSNSSSTAK, translated from the coding sequence GTGCCTGTCGACGCCGACCGGGAAGTGCCGGGCCTCATCGTGAAGTTCGGCGACTACCCGCTGCATCACGGCGGTGTGGGCGCCATACGGAGTCTGGGCCGACTCGGCATTCCGATGTACGCGATCACAGAGGACCGTTACACACCGGCGGCGAGCTCACGCTATCTGCGACGCGCCTTCGTCTGGCCGACCACGGGGACGGAGGAACCCGGGCGGCTTGTCGAGGGGTTGCTGCGGATCGGCCGGCGGATCGGCCGTCCCACGGTCCTCGTCCCGACGGACGAGGAGGCCGCCGTGCTGATCGCCGAGAACCAGGATGAACTGGCCGACCGCTTTCTCTTCCCGCGTGTGGACGCCGAACTGCCACGTCGGCTGGCCAGCAAGCAGGGGCTCCACGAACTGTGCGTGGAGCACGGCATCCCCAGCCCGGAGGCCGCCTTTCCGCAGTCGTACGACGAGATCGAGGAGTTCGCCGAGAAGGCCCGCTTCCCCGTCGTCGCCAAGAACCGCGAGGCGTTCGTGCGCCGAAGCCGTCCCGCGGTGAACGGCACGACGAGGATCGCCACCCGTGACGGGCTGCTCGCCCTCGCCCGGGACTGGGGTCCGAGGCCCGGAGTGATCCTCCAGGAGTACCTGCCGAGGGAGGAGGCGGAGGACTGGATCGTGCACGCGTACTTCGACGCGGACTCCGCGCCGCTCGCGATGTTCACGGGTGTGAAGGTCCGCTCCTGGCCGCCGCACGCGGGCATGACGGCGAACGCGTACGTCGTCGACAATCCGGAACTCGCGGACCTCGCCGCGCGTTTCATAAAACAGATCGGCTTCAGCGGAATCATCGACCTCGACCTGCGATTCGACCGTCGCGACGGTCAGTACAAGCTTCTCGATTTCAACCCGCGCATGGGCGCGCAATTCCGGCTCTTCGAGAGCGAGTCGGGGGTGGACGTCGTCCGTGCCATGCACTTGGACCTGACCGGGCGTGCCGTTCCCGAAGGGGAACAGCGGGCCGGTCACCGGTACATCGTGGAGAACATCGACCTGCCGGCTCTGCTCGCGTACCGGCGCAGCGGCTATACGACCCCGCACGCGCCGACCCGCGCGAGCGGTACGGAACTGGCGTGGCTCGCGGGTGACGACCTGCGGCCGTTCTTCACGATGCTGGCACGCTTCGTGCGGCCGGGCGCGAAGCATCTCTATCAGCTGTGGCGGACCAACCGCCGTGGCAGTAACAGCAGTTCCACCGCGAAGTAG
- a CDS encoding HAD family hydrolase has protein sequence MAAPTAYSLIATDLDGTLLRGDDTLSDRSRAALAKVIQAGAQHLVVTGRPAPRVRPLLDELGGEGLAVCGQGAQLYDAGADRMLWSVTLDRELAETALGKIEAEVGLLYAAVDQDGVDGLTLIEPGYVMPHPTLPAVRVPRRDDLWTEPISKVLLRHPSLSDDELASAARGVVGSLATVTMSGPGTVELQPCGVTKATGLALAATHLGLTPAGTLAFGDMPNDIPMFDWAARGVAMANAHPELKAVADEVTLSNEDDGIAVVLERLFGF, from the coding sequence ATGGCCGCTCCGACTGCATATTCACTCATCGCCACTGACCTGGACGGAACGCTGCTGCGCGGCGACGACACACTCTCCGACCGGTCCCGGGCCGCGTTGGCGAAGGTGATCCAGGCGGGTGCCCAGCATCTCGTGGTGACGGGCCGCCCCGCCCCGCGCGTGCGACCGCTCCTCGACGAACTCGGCGGTGAGGGACTGGCGGTGTGCGGACAGGGGGCGCAGCTGTACGACGCCGGGGCGGACCGCATGCTCTGGTCGGTGACCCTGGACAGGGAACTGGCGGAGACGGCGCTCGGCAAGATCGAGGCGGAGGTCGGACTGCTCTACGCGGCGGTGGACCAGGACGGTGTGGACGGCCTGACGCTCATCGAGCCGGGGTACGTGATGCCGCATCCGACGCTGCCGGCGGTGCGGGTGCCGCGCCGGGACGACCTCTGGACGGAGCCGATCAGCAAGGTCCTGCTCCGCCACCCGTCGTTGTCGGACGACGAGTTGGCGTCCGCGGCGCGGGGTGTGGTCGGTTCACTGGCGACGGTCACCATGTCCGGGCCCGGCACCGTCGAACTCCAGCCATGTGGTGTGACCAAGGCGACGGGACTCGCTCTCGCCGCCACGCACCTCGGACTCACCCCGGCGGGGACGCTCGCCTTCGGTGACATGCCCAATGACATCCCGATGTTCGACTGGGCCGCGCGCGGCGTGGCGATGGCCAACGCCCACCCGGAACTGAAGGCGGTGGCCGACGAGGTCACCCTGTCGAACGAGGACGACGGCATCGCGGTGGTCCTGGAGCGTCTCTTCGGTTTCTAG
- the recQ gene encoding DNA helicase RecQ, which translates to MGGTGVMTEADATETLGGSEALAALHRVFGYDAFRGEQEAIIEHVVAGGDAVVLMPTGGGKSLCYQIPSLVRPGTGIVVSPLIALMQDQVDALRALGVRAGFMNSTQDFDERRVVEAEFLAGELDLLYLAPERLRLDNTLDLLSRAKISVFAIDEAHCVAQWGHDFRPDYLALSLLGERWPDVPRIALTATATRATHKEITQRLGMPTARHFEASFDRPNIQYRIVPKADPKKQLLSFLREEHAGDAGIVYCLSRNSVDKTAEFLSRNGIEAVPYHAGLDSGTRAAHQSRFLREEGLVVVATIAFGMGIDKPDVRFVAHLDLPKSVEGYYQETGRAGRDGLPSTAWMAYGLQDVVQQRKMIQGSEGDEAFRRRAAAHLDSMLALCETAQCRRSQLLAYFGQDPNTPACGNCDTCLTPPETWDGTVAAQKLLSTVVRLQRERGQKFGAGQIVDILLGRKTAKVIQFDHDQLSVFGIGEELAESEWRGVVRQLLAQGLIAVEGEYGTLALTEGSGTVLRRERDVPLRKEAPKPAASRSSAPRGERKAKAAAAELPAELVPAFEALRSWRGEQAREQGVPAYVIFHDATLREIATVWPTSVKDLGGISGVGEKKLATYGEGVVAVLASLGGGTPAAPPADGGPAAASAPAADQGPDPDWPELDQEPEPEDWM; encoded by the coding sequence ATGGGCGGGACGGGTGTGATGACCGAAGCGGACGCGACGGAGACGCTGGGCGGGAGCGAGGCACTGGCCGCTCTCCACCGGGTCTTCGGGTACGACGCCTTCCGCGGCGAACAGGAAGCGATCATCGAGCATGTGGTGGCGGGCGGAGACGCCGTCGTCCTGATGCCGACCGGTGGCGGAAAGTCTCTCTGCTACCAGATTCCGTCCCTGGTCAGACCGGGTACGGGCATTGTGGTCTCGCCGCTCATCGCGCTCATGCAGGACCAGGTGGACGCGCTGCGTGCGCTGGGCGTGCGCGCCGGGTTCATGAACTCCACGCAGGACTTCGACGAGCGGCGCGTGGTCGAGGCGGAGTTCCTGGCCGGGGAACTCGACCTGCTCTATCTGGCACCGGAGCGGCTGCGTCTGGACAACACGCTGGACCTGCTCTCCCGCGCGAAGATCTCCGTCTTCGCGATCGACGAGGCGCACTGTGTGGCCCAGTGGGGCCATGACTTCCGTCCCGACTATCTGGCGCTCTCGCTGCTCGGTGAGCGCTGGCCGGACGTCCCGCGCATCGCGCTGACGGCCACGGCCACGCGCGCGACGCACAAGGAGATCACCCAGCGTCTGGGCATGCCCACGGCCCGCCACTTCGAGGCGAGCTTCGACCGGCCCAACATCCAGTACCGGATCGTTCCCAAGGCCGACCCGAAGAAGCAGTTGCTGTCCTTCCTGCGCGAGGAGCACGCGGGCGACGCGGGGATCGTGTACTGCCTCTCGCGCAACTCGGTGGACAAGACGGCCGAGTTCCTCTCCCGCAACGGCATCGAGGCGGTGCCGTACCACGCGGGTCTGGACTCGGGCACGCGTGCGGCGCACCAGTCCCGCTTCCTGCGGGAGGAGGGCCTGGTCGTGGTCGCCACGATCGCCTTCGGCATGGGTATCGACAAGCCGGACGTCCGGTTCGTCGCCCACCTCGACCTGCCGAAGTCGGTCGAGGGCTACTACCAGGAGACGGGCCGCGCAGGCCGTGACGGACTCCCGTCCACGGCGTGGATGGCGTACGGCCTTCAGGACGTGGTCCAGCAGCGCAAGATGATCCAGGGCTCGGAGGGCGACGAGGCGTTCAGACGCCGGGCCGCCGCCCATCTGGACTCGATGCTCGCCCTGTGCGAGACGGCCCAGTGCCGGCGCTCCCAGCTCCTCGCCTACTTCGGCCAGGACCCGAACACCCCGGCCTGCGGCAACTGCGACACCTGCCTGACGCCCCCGGAGACCTGGGACGGCACGGTCGCGGCGCAGAAGCTGCTGTCCACGGTGGTGCGCCTGCAGCGTGAGCGGGGGCAGAAGTTCGGCGCGGGGCAGATCGTCGACATCCTGCTGGGCCGGAAGACCGCCAAGGTCATCCAGTTCGACCACGACCAGCTTTCCGTGTTCGGGATCGGCGAGGAGCTGGCGGAGTCCGAATGGCGTGGTGTCGTACGGCAGTTGCTGGCCCAGGGGCTGATCGCGGTCGAGGGCGAGTACGGCACGCTGGCGTTGACCGAGGGCAGCGGGACCGTGCTGCGGCGCGAGCGCGATGTGCCGCTGCGCAAGGAGGCGCCGAAGCCGGCCGCTTCCCGGTCGTCGGCTCCCAGGGGTGAGCGCAAGGCCAAGGCGGCCGCGGCCGAGCTGCCCGCCGAGCTCGTCCCCGCGTTCGAGGCGCTGCGTTCCTGGCGTGGCGAGCAGGCGCGTGAGCAGGGCGTCCCGGCGTACGTCATCTTCCACGACGCCACGCTGCGGGAGATCGCCACGGTGTGGCCCACCTCGGTGAAGGACCTGGGCGGCATCAGCGGGGTGGGCGAGAAGAAGCTGGCGACCTACGGGGAGGGCGTCGTCGCGGTGCTCGCCTCGCTGGGCGGCGGCACGCCCGCGGCACCGCCGGCCGACGGCGGACCCGCGGCCGCGTCGGCTCCGGCGGCCGATCAGGGCCCGGACCCGGACTGGCCCGAGCTGGACCAGGAGCCGGAGCCCGAGGACTGGATGTAG
- a CDS encoding CocE/NonD family hydrolase: protein MHIRTSFPHETTHEDVLVPLSDGTRLYARIWRPLTEEPVPALLEYLPYGLTDWTAPRDRQRHPWYAGHGYASVRVDVRGHGNSEGTPRDEHAGTEPADGVEVVEWLAAQPWCTGRIGMFGTAWGGFNALRIAARAPEPLKAVVTVCSTDDRYDNDAHYAGGSVLAAGMHASAATLLAFAARPPDPVHVGEVMWRDMWVKRLEAVDPSVHTWLAHQTWDAYWRHDSAREDLGAVRAAVLAVGGWHDPYRDTVLRLVEHLPPDRVRGLIGPWSHQYPDRGLPPGPAIGFLQETLRWWDHWLRDEKTDALSVPLLRSYVMDAHPPATVYGEIPGRWVGDPGWPSPSVTPVAYALQGAPVPVRSPQHTGVDAGRFLPSGHDADLPPDQREEDARSACFEFEVAEETWVLGHPRVNLRLTSGSPRGQVIARLCDVGPDGASTLVSRGALNLSARQGLDRTVPWKPGTAENVAFDLNAIGYAFPAGHRIRLGVSSAYWPWIWPQPGSEAGFTLDAIGSTLELPVRARESDPSIAFGEPEESEPLGATVSATLDEPRPERLVLRDVAAGTWRLEVDPGHGGTRVYPDGLECTEDALETYTIDESDPLSARARSTWSIRLHRPDLPWDARVETASAITCDAQDFITTDEVVCKDGDEVVFHRTWEKRIPRTAG, encoded by the coding sequence ATGCACATCCGTACGTCCTTCCCCCACGAAACCACTCATGAGGACGTCCTCGTCCCCCTCTCGGACGGCACACGTCTGTACGCCCGGATCTGGCGCCCGCTGACCGAGGAGCCCGTACCGGCGCTCCTGGAGTACCTCCCGTACGGCCTGACCGACTGGACGGCCCCCCGCGACCGCCAGCGCCACCCCTGGTACGCCGGCCACGGCTACGCCTCCGTCCGCGTGGACGTGCGCGGACACGGAAACTCGGAGGGCACGCCGAGGGACGAGCACGCCGGGACCGAGCCCGCCGACGGGGTGGAAGTGGTCGAGTGGCTGGCCGCCCAGCCGTGGTGCACCGGCAGGATCGGCATGTTCGGGACCGCGTGGGGAGGCTTCAACGCGCTTCGGATCGCGGCCCGCGCGCCCGAGCCGCTCAAGGCCGTCGTCACGGTCTGCTCGACGGACGACCGCTATGACAACGACGCGCACTACGCCGGAGGTTCCGTCCTGGCCGCCGGTATGCACGCCTCGGCGGCCACCCTGCTCGCCTTCGCCGCCCGCCCGCCGGACCCGGTCCACGTGGGCGAGGTGATGTGGCGCGACATGTGGGTGAAGCGGCTCGAAGCCGTCGACCCCTCTGTCCACACCTGGCTCGCCCACCAGACCTGGGACGCGTACTGGCGCCACGACAGCGCCCGGGAGGACCTCGGCGCCGTCCGCGCGGCGGTCCTCGCGGTCGGCGGCTGGCACGACCCGTACCGCGACACGGTGCTGCGCCTGGTCGAGCACCTGCCACCGGATCGCGTACGAGGTCTCATCGGTCCCTGGTCGCACCAGTACCCGGACCGGGGCCTGCCGCCCGGACCGGCGATCGGCTTCCTCCAGGAGACGCTGCGCTGGTGGGACCACTGGCTCCGGGACGAGAAGACGGACGCGCTCTCCGTCCCCCTTCTGCGCTCGTACGTGATGGACGCACACCCTCCGGCGACCGTGTACGGAGAGATCCCCGGCCGCTGGGTGGGCGACCCGGGCTGGCCCTCACCCTCGGTGACCCCGGTCGCGTACGCGCTCCAGGGCGCCCCCGTGCCGGTGCGGTCCCCTCAGCACACGGGGGTCGACGCGGGCCGTTTCCTGCCCTCCGGCCATGACGCCGACCTCCCGCCGGACCAGCGGGAGGAGGACGCCAGGTCGGCCTGCTTCGAGTTCGAGGTCGCGGAGGAGACCTGGGTGCTGGGCCACCCTCGGGTCAATCTGCGACTGACGTCCGGGTCACCCCGGGGCCAGGTGATCGCCCGGCTGTGCGACGTGGGCCCGGACGGAGCGTCCACGCTCGTCTCCCGAGGCGCCCTGAACCTGTCCGCGCGCCAGGGCCTCGACCGGACCGTTCCCTGGAAACCCGGCACCGCGGAGAACGTCGCGTTCGACCTGAACGCCATCGGCTACGCCTTCCCGGCGGGTCACCGCATCCGCCTCGGCGTCTCCTCCGCGTACTGGCCGTGGATCTGGCCCCAGCCGGGCTCGGAGGCGGGCTTCACCCTGGACGCGATCGGCAGCACGCTCGAACTCCCCGTACGGGCACGGGAGTCGGACCCTTCGATCGCGTTCGGCGAACCGGAGGAGTCCGAACCTCTCGGCGCGACCGTCTCCGCGACCCTGGACGAACCCCGCCCGGAACGCCTGGTGCTGCGTGACGTGGCCGCGGGCACCTGGCGCCTGGAGGTGGACCCGGGCCACGGCGGTACCCGGGTGTACCCCGACGGCCTCGAATGCACGGAGGACGCGCTGGAGACGTACACGATCGACGAGTCGGACCCGTTGTCCGCCCGTGCCCGCTCGACCTGGTCGATCCGACTGCACCGCCCCGACCTGCCGTGGGACGCCCGCGTCGAGACGGCCTCCGCCATCACCTGCGACGCACAGGACTTCATCACGACCGACGAGGTCGTCTGCAAGGACGGCGACGAGGTCGTCTTCCACCGGACCTGGGAGAAGCGGATCCCGCGCACGGCCGGCTGA
- the fahA gene encoding fumarylacetoacetase encodes MPPFDVPEGDPFGPHNLPYGVFSPTDPAGAPERRVGVRLGDHVLDAGAAARALGSPYAGLLAQPTLDPLLAAGRTAWSDVRRALTAWVTVPAHRETLAPHLHPLSDVTLHLPFTVADYVDFYASENHARNVGQIFRPDAEDSLTPNWKHLPIGYHGRAGTVVVSGTDVVRPSGQRKAPADAAPVFGPSVRLDIEAEVGFVVGTPSEQGRPVRLSDYRDHVFGVCLLNDWSARDIQAWEYVPLGPFLGKSFATSVSAWITPLDALDEARVVSPARTHPLLPYLDDATEDPGGYDLRISVAINGHVVSEPPFSTMYWTAAQQLAHMTVNGASLRTGDLYGSGTVSGPSEGERGSLLELTWNGRDALELPDGKRTFLEDGDEVTLTAWAPGPSGTRVGLGEVRGRITQAVPQ; translated from the coding sequence ATGCCCCCCTTCGATGTCCCCGAGGGCGATCCCTTCGGCCCGCACAACCTGCCGTACGGCGTGTTCTCCCCGACCGACCCGGCCGGCGCCCCCGAACGACGTGTCGGCGTAAGGCTGGGCGACCACGTCCTCGACGCGGGCGCCGCAGCCCGAGCGCTCGGCTCCCCGTACGCCGGGCTGCTCGCGCAGCCGACCCTCGACCCGCTGCTCGCCGCGGGCCGCACCGCCTGGTCGGACGTCCGGCGTGCGCTCACGGCCTGGGTGACCGTCCCGGCCCACCGGGAGACCCTCGCCCCCCATCTCCATCCGCTCTCCGACGTGACGCTGCACCTCCCGTTCACCGTCGCGGACTACGTGGACTTCTACGCCTCCGAGAACCACGCCCGGAACGTCGGCCAGATCTTCCGCCCCGACGCCGAGGACTCCCTCACGCCCAACTGGAAGCATCTGCCGATCGGCTATCACGGCCGCGCCGGCACGGTCGTCGTCTCCGGCACGGATGTCGTACGCCCGTCGGGCCAGCGCAAGGCCCCGGCGGACGCCGCCCCGGTCTTCGGCCCCTCGGTCCGCCTGGACATCGAGGCGGAGGTCGGCTTCGTGGTCGGCACCCCCTCGGAGCAGGGCCGGCCCGTGCGGCTGAGCGACTACCGCGATCACGTCTTCGGCGTCTGCCTCCTCAACGACTGGTCGGCACGCGACATCCAGGCCTGGGAGTACGTCCCCCTCGGCCCCTTCCTCGGCAAGTCGTTCGCCACGTCCGTGTCGGCGTGGATCACCCCGCTCGACGCCCTCGACGAGGCCCGCGTCGTGTCTCCCGCCCGCACGCACCCCCTCCTCCCCTACCTCGACGACGCCACCGAGGACCCGGGCGGCTACGACCTCCGGATCTCCGTCGCCATCAACGGTCATGTCGTCTCCGAACCACCCTTCTCGACCATGTACTGGACGGCCGCCCAGCAGCTCGCCCACATGACGGTCAACGGCGCTTCCCTGCGCACCGGCGACCTGTACGGATCCGGCACCGTCAGCGGTCCCTCCGAGGGCGAGCGCGGCTCCCTGCTCGAACTCACCTGGAACGGGCGCGACGCCCTCGAACTCCCCGACGGCAAGCGCACGTTCCTGGAGGACGGTGACGAGGTCACCCTGACGGCCTGGGCCCCCGGGCCGAGCGGGACCCGGGTGGGCCTCGGCGAGGTCCGGGGCCGCATCACGCAGGCCGTCCCTCAGTAG
- a CDS encoding transglycosylase SLT domain-containing protein yields the protein MPVRGKHRRTKTNVITRGMIAAGTGGIALALPLVSATGAQAATPAQAPQLTKAAHTAVVPNVQLLTYKVVAGDTLSKVAQKHPTSGGWKKLYTANRAVIGDNPSLIRPGLKLTVGTKTLKSTVVRTTANATPAVAKSTVTTATQASAKTYANNLDGWIKQSLDVMAKAGIPGSYDGIHRNVMRESSGNPNAINNWDSNAAAGIPSKGLLQVIDPTFQAFHVPGTSMNIYDPVANITAACNYAAKTYGSIDNVNGAY from the coding sequence ATGCCCGTACGAGGCAAGCACCGCCGCACGAAGACCAACGTCATCACCCGGGGCATGATCGCCGCCGGAACGGGCGGCATCGCCCTCGCCCTCCCGCTCGTGAGCGCCACCGGCGCCCAGGCCGCGACCCCGGCGCAGGCTCCCCAGCTCACGAAGGCCGCCCACACCGCGGTCGTCCCCAACGTCCAGCTCCTCACCTACAAGGTGGTCGCGGGCGACACCCTTTCGAAGGTTGCGCAGAAGCACCCGACGAGCGGTGGCTGGAAGAAGCTGTACACGGCGAACCGCGCGGTCATCGGCGACAACCCCTCCCTGATCCGCCCCGGTCTGAAGCTGACCGTGGGCACGAAGACGCTGAAGTCGACCGTCGTGCGCACGACCGCGAACGCGACCCCGGCCGTCGCCAAGTCCACGGTGACCACCGCCACGCAGGCCTCCGCCAAGACGTACGCCAACAACCTCGACGGCTGGATCAAGCAGTCCCTGGACGTCATGGCCAAGGCGGGCATACCGGGCAGCTACGACGGCATCCACCGCAACGTGATGCGCGAGTCCTCCGGCAACCCCAACGCCATCAACAACTGGGACTCCAACGCCGCCGCTGGCATCCCCTCCAAGGGTCTGCTCCAGGTCATCGACCCCACGTTCCAGGCCTTCCACGTCCCGGGCACGTCGATGAACATCTACGACCCGGTCGCGAACATCACCGCGGCCTGCAACTACGCGGCCAAGACCTACGGCTCCATCGACAACGTCAACGGCGCCTACTGA
- a CDS encoding FAD-dependent oxidoreductase, translating into MIHPVAVIGAGPFGLSTAAHLRARGVPVRVFGEPMVSWRDHMPEGMLLKSTPAASSIDAPQPGHTLADYCGAAGIPRLVTDEDIIPVDTFIAYGEWFQQKLLPDLERVRVVSIDRKGGREGAGPSDGFELKLDSGESFTARAVVVATGLSGLAHLPPELAGAAPDGPAPTGPLSHSSQQHDLSRFSGKELIVVGAGQSALETAALAAEVGAQVLVVSRGKGAVDFGAPPWKQPALRPESPFGRAWSLWALSYYPQPYRYLPAQARHYLVRRVLGPLGAWWLRDRFEGKVTVREVQWIVGAAAPEGSPVLTVQTHGGRVDELSADHVIAATGYRVDIAAMDFLGHELRAELAVSRGTPKLGAGYRSSVPGLYFTGLPAAASYGPVMRFVCGTEFASPRLAGHLVAAHG; encoded by the coding sequence GTGATTCATCCGGTAGCAGTCATCGGTGCGGGCCCGTTCGGCCTGTCCACCGCAGCCCATCTGCGGGCGCGTGGTGTGCCCGTACGTGTCTTCGGCGAGCCCATGGTCAGCTGGCGCGACCACATGCCCGAGGGAATGCTCCTCAAGTCGACGCCGGCGGCCTCCAGCATCGACGCCCCGCAGCCCGGACACACGCTCGCCGACTACTGCGGCGCGGCGGGGATACCGCGCCTGGTCACGGACGAGGACATCATCCCGGTCGATACGTTCATCGCGTACGGGGAGTGGTTCCAGCAGAAGCTGCTGCCCGACCTGGAGCGGGTGCGGGTCGTGTCGATCGACCGCAAGGGCGGCCGGGAGGGGGCGGGCCCGTCCGACGGGTTCGAACTCAAGCTGGACTCGGGGGAGTCGTTCACGGCGCGGGCGGTCGTGGTGGCCACCGGCCTGTCCGGTCTGGCCCATCTGCCTCCCGAGCTCGCGGGTGCGGCGCCCGACGGTCCCGCACCGACCGGCCCGCTCTCGCACAGCTCGCAGCAGCACGACCTGAGCCGCTTCTCCGGCAAGGAACTGATAGTCGTCGGCGCGGGCCAGTCCGCTCTGGAGACGGCGGCGCTCGCGGCCGAGGTCGGCGCGCAGGTGCTGGTGGTGTCCCGGGGCAAGGGTGCCGTCGATTTCGGCGCGCCGCCGTGGAAGCAGCCCGCGCTGCGCCCCGAGTCGCCGTTCGGGCGTGCCTGGTCCCTGTGGGCCCTGAGCTACTACCCGCAGCCCTACCGCTATCTGCCCGCCCAGGCCCGGCACTACCTGGTCCGACGGGTGCTCGGTCCGCTCGGTGCCTGGTGGCTCCGGGACCGTTTCGAGGGAAAGGTCACGGTCCGCGAGGTCCAGTGGATCGTCGGCGCCGCGGCCCCCGAGGGGAGCCCCGTTCTCACGGTGCAGACCCATGGCGGGCGGGTGGACGAGCTCTCCGCCGATCATGTGATCGCCGCGACGGGCTATCGCGTCGACATCGCCGCGATGGACTTCCTCGGGCACGAGCTCCGCGCGGAGCTGGCGGTGAGCCGCGGTACACCGAAGCTGGGCGCGGGGTACCGGTCCTCGGTTCCCGGGCTGTACTTCACGGGTCTGCCGGCGGCCGCTTCGTACGGGCCGGTGATGCGGTTCGTGTGCGGGACCGAGTTCGCCTCGCCACGGCTGGCCGGGCACCTGGTGGCCGCGCACGGGTGA